Sequence from the Periplaneta americana isolate PAMFEO1 chromosome 5, P.americana_PAMFEO1_priV1, whole genome shotgun sequence genome:
ATATGAACGTGGGCACTATGTTTACAGAATCCATAATATTAATGTGTAAGATTCCTGAATTACGTACAACGAAGGCACAGTTAACTCAGAAAATACGTGTTAGATACCGGACAATGTAGCTATTTGTCGTTATTGCTTGTATTGAAAGCAATGGCCATCCGCAGTGTTTAATGCATGACCAGTGAGTCGAGCTATTTTAGAATATCAAATATTGATTCAATTCCCACACAGTTCTTGAAAATTGATCTCGCTCATGATACTCATCTTTACAATACTCGCAAAACTAATTAGACATTTCTTACGATGCAGTTGTGCAACATCAGCATGATGGAGCCTCAGCAAGTAGAAGTACCCGCCAGTCCACCTTCTGCGGCTGTCCAAGTACTCTCCCTACAAGTTCTGCAGCATCTTCTGCCCAAGATAACGAATATTCAATCCTGTACTTTACTGATGCAACGGTATGACAGCGAAATGAATCTACTTGAGAAAGCTGAGGAATGTATTCATAACTTAAAAGCAGTTTCCCAACGGATGGACAAACTGCAAGAGGAGACGCGAAATTGCACACTGGAAAAGAAAAATCTACAAGATGAACTCAAGATCCACCACACTGGAGAGAAAGAAGTGGCAGCATCTGAAAATGACGTCAGTGTATTGAACAGTTGTGGGTGTGATATGGGGGAGCAGAGACAGATTAAAAGTAGCAGAATTAGGGAATTGCACTCGGAACATGGGATTTCTAACgagaaactacaggaaacaaaaaataatgacgggaaagaaatgaagaatttaattaaactatttgagaaacaaagaaaggaagggcTTGCTATTAAAGTAGAATTATTAAACGAAAGGCATCAAGTCATTGATCTAAGAGTCCAGTTAGAGCAAGCAATCCGACGAATGGTTGACCTGGAATTTGACGTAAAATTCTGTAAGAAAGGTTCCATAGATAGCATCCACTTGTATGCATTTGAACAAGTGAATcatctaaaaaataaaacaaggaaatttgAGGCTGCTGTAGACAATATTCGCACACTGGAGAAAAAAGTTGAAGAAATTCAAGCAAAATTGCAGTGTGGTGACAACACGCTTCAGAAAAGCGTCAGACCTGATTTCATAATTGAATGTAATGGAACTGCTGGAGGAAATAAATTTTGCGTAAAAGAAGGAGAAAGTTTGGAGTGTCTGCTTAAATATACGTTATTTCAAATGTTAGATCTTGGTAaagaattaaatacttcaaaggaaatttatcaaGAAATTTCATTTGAACTTGAGGAGGAATTGATCACAGGAGACAATTTTGAAGATCGTATTAATCAACTTAATCTGGACCTGAATAAGTGTAAAATAGATGTTAAAGACCTTGGACACGGAGAAGATCTAAATATTTCCACAAACAATACCGCAGAATGTAATGACGTTAATGAAACATTAATTGCATTATTGGAAGCAAATTTGAAAGCAAAAGAACAGGAAATTtatgaattgaaagaaaaattatcaGAAGAAAATGAATACATTGGACTCTTTGATGTTAATGACGTGGACAGAAAAGGATATACCAAACTGCACAGAGCTTCGGGAAGATGTTCTCTGAAAGATGCTAAGCTGCTGGTGGATCGTGGAGCAGATATCAGAAAGAGAACGACAGATGAGTGGGGAACCACAGCAGTACACATGTCTGCAGCAGCTAATTGCATCGATCTCACAGAATGGTTCATAAAGAGAGTGCCTGTAGACATCAAGACCAAATACGGAGCTACACCCTTGCACAGTGCCGTGGGATTTAGAGCTTTCGATACCGCCAAATTACTGCTCGACCACGGTGCTAACATCGAGGCGAGGGAGAGCGGGCTGAGTAGAGAGACGCCATTACACTTTGCTGCCCGCGTCGGTGATCTGGCAattgtgaaattattaattgaataCGGTGCAGACACAACGGCTCATAACTTACATTTCGAAACACCCGCTCAACTAGCGTCGCCTGAGGTAGCAAGAGTCATCTCAAGCAGTAAAACTAAATGAGTGATAATGTGGCAACAGATTGTCGTAGGTAATAT
This genomic interval carries:
- the LOC138699846 gene encoding uncharacterized protein yields the protein MCSGLFIILESRHRKTLKNDHQLCNISMMEPQQVEVPASPPSAAVQVLSLQVLQHLLPKITNIQSCTLLMQRYDSEMNLLEKAEECIHNLKAVSQRMDKLQEETRNCTLEKKNLQDELKIHHTGEKEVAASENDVSVLNSCGCDMGEQRQIKSSRIRELHSEHGISNEKLQETKNNDGKEMKNLIKLFEKQRKEGLAIKVELLNERHQVIDLRVQLEQAIRRMVDLEFDVKFCKKGSIDSIHLYAFEQVNHLKNKTRKFEAAVDNIRTLEKKVEEIQAKLQCGDNTLQKSVRPDFIIECNGTAGGNKFCVKEGESLECLLKYTLFQMLDLGKELNTSKEIYQEISFELEEELITGDNFEDRINQLNLDLNKCKIDVKDLGHGEDLNISTNNTAECNDVNETLIALLEANLKAKEQEIYELKEKLSEENEYIGLFDVNDVDRKGYTKLHRASGRCSLKDAKLLVDRGADIRKRTTDEWGTTAVHMSAAANCIDLTEWFIKRVPVDIKTKYGATPLHSAVGFRAFDTAKLLLDHGANIEARESGLSRETPLHFAARVGDLAIVKLLIEYGADTTAHNLHFETPAQLASPEVARVISSSKTK